The following coding sequences lie in one Chiroxiphia lanceolata isolate bChiLan1 chromosome 19, bChiLan1.pri, whole genome shotgun sequence genomic window:
- the LOC116796382 gene encoding uncharacterized protein LOC116796382 — MDSPHLMGLCFLLLAVAAPLPNIAMPSGDSAERTHDSSEVTVYYCKDCTISECESGSFVRFVKMAETENKGKIELVTRKTHILMCFQQGNTFSEGIYGIVWKKTGGFGYSCGILNSTAFSENGRGSISPEENKICCEAETNIWESNLTLKCHTEMSGAETRKAPAGILGEEIPGRRSNIVISLTFLLFLVACAGMVSMYCYRRHRNSQALRINRQASDEESLTHG, encoded by the exons ATGGACTCTCCCCACCTCATGGGGTTGTGtttcctgctcctggctgtTGCAGCTCCCCTTCCAA aTATTGCCATGCCCAGTGGTGACTCCGCTGAGAGAACACATGACTCTTCAGAGGTGACAGTCTACTACTGTAAAGACTGCACAATCAGTGAATGTGAATCAGGCAGTTTTGTAAGATTTGTAAAAATGGCTGAAACGGAAAACAAGGGCAAAATTGAGTTGGTGACCAGGAAAACACACATCCTTATGTGCTTTCAGCAAGGAAATACCTTTTCTGAAGGAATTTATGGcattgtctggaaaaaaactggGGGATTTGGATACTCATGTGGCATCCTGAATTCTACAG ctttctcagAAAATGGGAGAGGTAGCATCAGTCCTGAGGAGAATAAAATTTGCTGTGAAGCAGAAACAAATATCTGGGAGTCCAATCTTACACTGAAGTGCCACACTGAAATGTCAGGTGCAGAAACTAGAAAAGCACCAGCTGGTATCCTTGGTGAGGAAATTCCAG gtaGAAGGAGCAACATTGTCATCTCCCTGACATTCCTGCTGTTCCTTGTGGCTTGTGCAGGAATGGTCAGCATGTATTGCTATCGGCGGCATCGGAACAGTCAAG CTCTTAGAATAAACAGACAGGCTTCAGATGAAGAGAGCCTCACACATGGTTGA